TCTTCATCAGCAACCTGAGGACATCCCCGCGAAGAAGCGTTTTTCTGACGCGACCTTCTACACCTGGCGTAAGAAGTTTGGTGGTATGGAAGTACCTGAAGTAAAACGCCTTAAGTCGCTTGAAGAAGAGAACGCCCGTCTCAAGAAGCTGCTCGCCGAAGCCATGCTGGATAAGGAGACGCTTCAGGTGGCTCTGGGCCGAAAGTTCTAACGACAGACCAGAAGCGGGAAGCAGTGGAAGTCATGTGTGAGGCCGCATGTCTGTCGCAACGTCGTGCCTGCAGGCTGGCAGGTTTGCCTGTCTACCTGCCGTTATGCGGCTCAGCGACCGGCTGCTGACACGCAGTTATCTGTCCGCATCACAGAGCTGGTGCCTGAACGTCGGCGCTATGGTTACCGGCGTATCTGGCAGCTTCTGCGGCGTGAAGGTCTTTGCGTTAATCACAAGCGGGTTTACCGCATTGAATACTGGGGGCAAGTCATGGGGATGGAATCGTTGACTACGCTCCGGTGATCAACTTCCTGAAAAATTCAGCATATGAAGGCTGGATTATCATCGAAGCCGAACAGGATCCAGAGAAGGCACCACCTTTAGAGACGGTGAAAAAAGCCAGAAAGTGGGTTAGTGAGCAGGTCGGTATCTAAAGTTTAAAAGCGGAGGGCTGATACGTAGGTCTCCGCAATAACCAAACATTTTCTGGAACCAATTCTCCCGCCATTGTATTAAGCCACGTTTATCATATTTCTGGCTTCACTCTCTTAGTCAGCGAAAAAAGTGAGTAAATGGCAGTAGGGTTGACAGTATCTGATAAGATAGTAATTATTTGCAGCAACGAAAAAAGAGAGCTTGCGCTAACAAGCTCTCTTTCTTGAGAGTTACATCACCGATGTGTACATGATGTGAGAATCAACATCAGCAATTTCCACCCTCTCTAACCGCCCGTCAGTTTCTCACTCTGACCAGCGTGCTTCGATTAGTGGTGCCCGAACCCGGAATCGAACCAGGGACACGGGGATTTTCAATCCCCTGCTCTACCGACTGAGCTATTCGGGCAACGGGGCGCATTAAACCCTAACCAGCCCGCACCGTCAAACGCTTTTCAGTGAAAAGCGACTGACTGCCGTCTTTTGCAGCAACCAATGGACTGAATGGTAAAAAATCGTGCCCGGCCACGCTTTTTTCGGTGAATTTTTAATCACCCCTGCCGATAACCGAACTGATACCATACCAATAAAATAAGGTTCACCATGTTTACCACCATCACATCAGGAATTCTGTCACGCCTTGCGTGGCAGCGGCGTAGCCATCGTGCAGCCACGCTTAACGCGTTGCATGATGCTATCGCCATTATTGAGTTCACCCCGGAAGGACGCATCCTGACCGCCAATGACCTGTTTCTCACGTGCATGGGATATACATTGGCGGAAATCGTCGGCCAGCATCACAGCCTGTTCTGTACCAGCGATCTCATCCAGTCACCGCAATATGCTGATTTCTGGCGACGACTGAATCGTGGCGAGGCCTTCAGCGATAAATTCCTGCGCGTGGCTAAACACAGCCGACCAATCTGGCTGGAAGCCAATTATGTACCAGTACAGGATCGCAGTGGTCGGGTGATCAAAATCATCAAACTGGCGACGGATATCACCGGGCACATTGTTGATGCTCAGGAACAGCGCGCGATGACCGCCGCCATTGAGCGTTCGATGGCGGTCATCGCCTTTAACCTGAAGGGTGAGGTACTGCAAGCCAACGCCAATTTCCTCAATACTATGCATTATCAAGCCAGCGAGATCATCGGTCACCATCACAGCCAATTCTGCACCGTCGAGTTACGTAACAGCCCGGAATACCAGCAGTTTTGGCAGAAACTGAATCGTGGCGAATTTATCTCCGGCCAGTTTCAGCGCGTGAACAAACAGGGTGACACCGTCTGGTTACGCGCCACCTATAACCCGATCTTTAGCGAAAGTGGCGAGC
The DNA window shown above is from Pantoea sp. At-9b and carries:
- a CDS encoding PAS domain-containing methyl-accepting chemotaxis protein, giving the protein MFTTITSGILSRLAWQRRSHRAATLNALHDAIAIIEFTPEGRILTANDLFLTCMGYTLAEIVGQHHSLFCTSDLIQSPQYADFWRRLNRGEAFSDKFLRVAKHSRPIWLEANYVPVQDRSGRVIKIIKLATDITGHIVDAQEQRAMTAAIERSMAVIAFNLKGEVLQANANFLNTMHYQASEIIGHHHSQFCTVELRNSPEYQQFWQKLNRGEFISGQFQRVNKQGDTVWLRATYNPIFSESGELYKVVKFATDVTTQVEKNQQERKAAQQAYQTAQQTTANTRLGATVIENSVQTMHDLASDLQGISGDINNLSNSSDRIGAIVEDIRSIANQTNLLALNAAIEAARAGEHGRSFAVVANEVRTLAANINRATSEIESKVQQNHLLADKALQGIESNLKRADQGVALAQQAGGVMTEIRDSADDVVRAISHVSDTLKGE